Proteins co-encoded in one Caulobacter rhizosphaerae genomic window:
- a CDS encoding ABC transporter ATP-binding protein: MQTSRTSAPPVLELSELGKTYGRGDKAREAVRDVSLVVRAGEVYGFLGPNGAGKSTTIRMILGLIRPTHGQVSLFEGQGDGRRALQRVGSLIDGGAFYPFLTGRENLKTLALTRGLASAPIEDLLDRVELGGDADRKVKAYSLGMRQRLGVAAALLNDPDLVILDEPANGLDAAGIQDMRRLVRALADEGKAVFLSSHLLHEVQQVCDRVAIIHKGRLMQEGAVAEILRGEQILRLDAYPQAVAHQVLQATWPVRPDGGELAVSAAPGDAPAIVRRLVQANVDVLRITPQEANLEAIFLEMTRDSDV; the protein is encoded by the coding sequence ATGCAGACTTCGCGCACAAGCGCGCCGCCAGTTCTGGAACTGTCGGAACTGGGCAAGACCTACGGCCGCGGCGACAAGGCGCGCGAGGCGGTCAGGGATGTGTCGCTCGTGGTCAGAGCGGGCGAGGTCTACGGCTTTCTGGGACCCAACGGCGCGGGCAAGAGCACCACCATCCGCATGATCCTGGGGTTGATCCGGCCAACCCATGGGCAGGTCTCGCTGTTCGAGGGCCAGGGGGACGGCCGGCGGGCCCTGCAGCGTGTCGGGTCATTGATCGACGGCGGGGCCTTCTACCCGTTCCTGACGGGGCGGGAGAACCTGAAGACCCTGGCCCTGACCCGGGGACTGGCCAGCGCCCCGATCGAGGATCTCCTCGACCGGGTTGAACTGGGGGGCGACGCCGATCGTAAGGTCAAGGCCTACTCTCTGGGCATGCGTCAGCGCCTGGGCGTGGCGGCGGCGCTTCTCAACGATCCGGACCTGGTCATTCTCGACGAGCCCGCCAACGGCCTGGACGCCGCGGGCATCCAGGACATGCGCCGGCTGGTCCGCGCCCTGGCCGACGAAGGCAAGGCGGTGTTCCTGTCCAGCCACCTGCTCCACGAGGTCCAGCAGGTCTGCGACCGGGTGGCGATCATTCACAAAGGCCGACTGATGCAGGAAGGCGCGGTCGCGGAGATCCTGCGTGGCGAGCAGATCCTCAGGCTGGACGCGTATCCGCAGGCCGTTGCGCACCAGGTGCTCCAGGCGACCTGGCCGGTCCGCCCGGACGGCGGTGAGCTTGCCGTCAGCGCCGCGCCCGGCGACGCGCCCGCCATCGTGAGACGGCTGGTCCAGGCCAATGTCGACGTCCTTCGGATCACCCCGCAGGAAGCCAATCTGGAAGCGATCTTCCTGGAAATGACGAGGGACTCGGATGTTTAG